A DNA window from Drosophila sechellia strain sech25 chromosome X, ASM438219v1, whole genome shotgun sequence contains the following coding sequences:
- the LOC6617466 gene encoding cubilin homolog, protein MMVTNGFDGRFPENAPALHCELIWNVKIDGSSTVGHRISSGTDLIFFSGDFNVQWKCSSLKKKKKNKMGGAARSRLLLCWTLLAIITDTWPFAEGFVNSPKIISKDGNLIFESGANRNISFRLSGNSRLTINEELDVMELLLATSGSKKRSGGKDDDFVDARELADQLTDFNRRAFGANGLSAMLRVQQNRTRGSMALMRRFQTRLRAVENRVDRMKTQLEANSCASGPCENGGTCYNTYTGFRCQCRSVFEGTKCELDVNECALYEGTDLGCQNGGQCQNQFGTYSCLCQPGWHGMHCTQRKADCSQSSTWELCGHGSCVPSADDAGYRCICEPGWKTNGLTPICGEDVDECSDSAAHKPCSTSCINLPGSFTCAPCPAGLTGNGVSCRDLDECQTNNGGCSLSPKVDCINTYGSYHCGECPVGWTGDGRKCERSPQDFDIPAGQTPRTCLAGNNPCYPTASCFLISGTTSCRCPMGMVGTGYGPNGCVNGTTTNCLGNPCLNDGICLDAGPSNYTCLCPIGFRPPICEPQPSPCDQHPCKNGGRCRSTTSGDLFVCQCLPGYRGRLCETRFSSCNGMLSAQSGRLRYPPEGTGYEHNAQCAWVIRTNESLVVNVTFNSFDVEDSTECRFDWLQINDGRSAAAQIIGRYCGNHLPHGGNIVSSGNQLYLWFRSDNSTAKEGFDLTWNSMQPQCGGQLNFETHGTLASPGSPGNYPKNRDCRWQLVAPTTKRIKLTFFSLQLEQHANCNFDYVLIKDSISGRELAKYCTTGAPAPLLLPTHLAEIHFHSDAEGSDTGFQLHYSVEERVPGCGGVYTAQEGIISESSTANDEPGGVSCEYEIHLAVGEQVVIQFVSLELDALDCLEVLDITDEGSSILQEKICGSDAARLNPPTFTSQFNRLKIKFYARAGSFQLNYRMACDYKLDSGQGTITSPGYPNLTSSDRVCTYTISTATNTVISLKRIDFQLTSDQIFYDDNDECLTTSLRINDGLNRQILGPYCGKNQPDENFVSETNYLQLHLATNKDSIGRGFKFEYRALATGNDKCGGVHTRSGDHVHLPVDGDSYAGDATCYWVIMAPANKAIRLHWNSFSLESSVNCGYDYLEIYESLGAQVNDEKSKPMAKYCGISVPEDLISHSRQLVLKFVSDDSESEGGFDLTYIFEDRAQCGGHIHASSGELTSPEYPANYSAGLDCDWHLTGTIGHLLEIQLEYFDLEQSPNCSADYLEVRNGGDTDSPLIGRFCGRDIPARIPGFSHEMRVILHTDSAINGRGFRLRWRIFAFGCGGSLRSNMGAISSPRYPNSYPNMAHCEWRINLHPGSGISLLIEDMELEGLSNCYYDSVKIYLDIRLPNQKPDKVLCSNKDLQNPRIQLDNNKGIIVFDSDTSNTFRGFRISYKANCIRNLTATTGTIESLNYMEPFWETIPINCSWTIRAPKGNRVQLEVSHLARHEQHVPTATIPGGLYIVDGRNVQEIVTPQAVNISGEVLTVVHNASNVNFQLDYRIDGCMEELRGASGSFQSPKYPKMYPNNLECYWLITVEQGSAVELTINNIDLEESPNCTKDALTVSNHKNSVAVHERHCGSTTKLVITSSGHRLHVRFISDNSHNGLGFEATYRTVKATCGGKLTARNGVIESPNYPLNYPAHSRCEWQVEVSQHHQIVFEMEDLNLESGYDCNWDYLEAYDLAEDDSEGEKLFKICGDEAEDEELLSSSSNMAVVRFISDDSVSKKGFRLHFHESCGQTIIVDETMFDYIQMSRQAARNESCLWVFQTIEPNKRIIFTPTHVKLREDANQQYPTEGDCLNVGVKIYEGTEPQGTPRLKFCRSHPPALISNGQALTVSVPLQLVEEFQGHYMTMDTSCGSVYNALSGKFTTPYYPASYPPNIECVWFLEASMGNSLSLTLESMDLEKSEGCNRDYLEVREESERGEMIGVYCGNEVPGVIHSRGAIWMKFKSDDDNVGEGFMASYNYEHHNELNGTEGSIESPHFPSKFQDPVPYSWRITVDKEYVVAISLLYLRDLDQPHLNFYDGYSDIGARIEVTDPDKTIISSTNVVYLTSSRGPFKLNWNRLSKEALRSNRTAEERTRQCGNQLITIDRSVIGFHSPGYPNGYEQDLNCFWTLVPSNPAMHAVLTLSQIDLEVFSADCMADYVKIFSGSDLQNWSELRTLCSLPTKSSDRVFHGTPYLRVEFVTDPSVNKTGFNGIVRTACGSEITASKGLVNITEIMKVIPRPNQDCVWTIKVRQGRRIKIDFPNFQLQNNVATGSSDCRNYLLLRNGNDEDSPFLGHGKYCEDVVHEVLNTTSNKAYIKFHFASPPRFLVSFRFEELRYTHSGRIQLSTSGEEQFISSPYYPHLPHPHSECIWIVEAPPEHRIMLHFQGGFDLLDATGEPEECQREFVLVNDGSTELRPEIGRYCGNRKPNTIYSTGNQLRIRYFTDVSEPHMGFSASLSVARCGGSFHSPEGMIASPSRDLLMIHEEGKQLQECVYTIELEKGSTIDLTSEYLQIPTLRNGSCSLRNHLMLEEMDAFGLDGEENIVDTLMLCGEEDKHLISETNKIVFRYRFLDGIPAEDQGFRFKYTSLGSRCGETIYASVGVLQTPGYPLGVPHPMHCVWHVEVPKGRRVRLEILDFNTGTNVELRGRIGFRGRLTVANDFKMQSILGRYNVDPPAEVLSSDNTMGIDAFLLPIFQNHGIKLRFSSYGSSSCPRFTLLMNEVADIQFQRLNISSPLHCSYKVVPPSNSTVLIRVKEYNTTSVMMGNTHLCALLSPLKFNRLEQEEQLIQRILCDYQFPAPGNPQPSIRVPFPIQLVVSASARNALTNLVLSYSTQWCGGVFIMEPGDNTTVHQPLGMESAAGPIDCAWAIGPYTDASGEDDVLVPQDIQLEVSVYNVNLPAPSPSTQSPAAPCLHHYLKVYNGPDQNSPSLGLFCNQATAVNMVVERGLFLEYHSDNFSANATFNVSIKYGSGCGGKLVYPYRAIDFSEQYKNNVECIWEVEAAMGYHIGLTFQGRFYIEDSPGCTKDYLLVQERNETTGNWTDLQRICGRVAPEMINTTSPYLRLIFRSDGDVVADGFLAKFERNCGGLLYADSNEQELASPGYPNGYETYLQCNWTIVPRNPSMAGVLVSFVNFDLEQAPISVCLYDNLTVTTKDKGKDPQSTILCGVKHNHEYRGKEYVNLLLRTDGSHSGRGFTLLYTSRLCGGIITRTSMVESPIQHTDNTLPPGSDCYWNLTAPAGYKFNIKFLFIDFEANSNCAYDGVEVFSGPIPDERYRWGRFCGRINEDLPLISIPQERGIIHSFSDDRDPSRGFRALVRVMPNCDEKISLNGSSRYVYSKFNNAGGYQNDLDCQIVFRVNPDQQISVEFSNFHVQDSDGCRSDYVELRDGGGTFADIIGRFCGQNQPPTLRSTRHTLYMRFVTDNKVTDTGFQVTINAIPRLCGSSEITLSADGTTEVTINSPARTPGGNYPNGVSCFWKIKGDSLLRVQFINFDLHGPNQNGSCMDDYLKIYNSEDAPLLEQGLGTDLVFNGQTSRQNGLGFATEHVYCGNVKPDIYYGQSSEVYLKFRSKGLEQRGGFQLQVALNSNRERHYDGLQGRVHLSQSADCNIIIRAPPNYTLSLYYTELIFGTYDCEMENLEVFDRTNRSLQRVCSFVDMGKCLFSNANELRLQMKTGSFLTSLDLTYLASPVEKGPGCGGQFYNTEGIFSNPFYPNNVRNNSECQWIVRVPSNNVVFLTFEVFNLGSKTTCHTDYLQILEQDGTGEEREMRRFCGEDNPKYYKSQRSQVLVRFHKTFNYDGIGWVIRFAGVYSDHQIPRYLLSGS, encoded by the exons GGCACCAAGTGCGAGCTGGACGTCAACGAGTGCGCACTGTACGAGGGCACCGATCTGGGTTGCCAGAATGGAGGACAATGTCAGAATCAGTTCGGCACGTACAGTTGCCTGTGCCAGCCGGGTTGGCATGGGATGCACTGCACCCAGCGCAAGGCGGATTGCTCGCAGTCCAGTACCTGGGAGCTGTGTGGCCATGGATCTTGTGTGCCCAGTGCAGACGATGCTGGCTATCGTTGTATCTGCGAACCGGGTTGGAAGACCAATGGCCTGACTCCCATTTGTGGCGAGGATGTGGACGAGTGCAGCGATTCGGCCGCCCACAAGCCCTGCTCCACCAGCTGCATTAATCTGCCGGGCAGCTTCACCTGTGCTCCCTGTCCCGCCGGCTTGACCGGCAATGGAGTCAGCTGCCGTGACTTGGACGAATGCCAGACGAACAACGGTGGATGCAGTCTTAGTCCCAAAGTAGATTGCATAAATACCTATGGCTCGTATCATTGCGGCGAGTGTCCCGTTGGCTGGACCGGCGATGGGCGAAAGTGCGAGAGAAGCCCCCAGGACTTTGACATCCCAGCTGGACAGACGCCAAGAACTTGTCTGGCGGGCAACAATCCCTGCTATCCGACGGCCAGCTGCTTTTTGATCTCCGGCACCACATCCTGCAGATGTCCAATGGGCATGGTGGGAACGGGATACGGCCCAAATGGCTGTGTCAATGGCACGACCACAAACTGTCTGGGAAATCCCTGCCTG AATGATGGCATTTGCCTGGACGCCGGACCCTCGAACTACACCTGCCTGTGTCCAATTGGCTTCCGTCCGCCCATCTGTGAGCCACAGCCGAGTCCGTGCGATCAGCATCCCTGCAAGAATGGAGGACGTTGCCGTTCCACCACCAGTGGGGATCTATTCGTCTGCCAGTGTCTACCGGGCTACCGTGGTCGACTTTGCGAGACGCGCTTCAGCAGCTGCAATGGAATGCTGAGTGCCCAGAGTGGCAGGCTTAGGTATCCGCCGGAGGGCACTGGATACGAGCACAATGCCCAGTGCGCTTGGGTGATTCGCACCAACGAATCGCTGGTGGTAAATGTCACGTTCAACAGCTTCGATGTGGAGGATTCCACGGAATGCCGCTTCGATTGGCTACAGATCAACGATGGCCGTTCGGCGGCTGCCCAGATCATTGGACGCTATTGTGGTAACCATTTACCACATGGCGGGAATATCGTATCCTCCGGCAATCAACTCTATCTATGGTTCCGATCCGATAACTCGACGGCCAAAGAGGGATTCGATCTCACATGGAACTCGATGCAGCCGCAGTGCGGCGGTCAACTGAATTTCGAGACACATGGCACACTCGCGTCGCCGGGATCGCCCGGAAATTATCCCAAGAATCGGGACTGTCGATGGCAACTAGTGGCGCCCACCACCAAACGCATCAAGCTGACCTTCTTCAGTTTGCAACTGGAGCAGCAcgcaaattgcaattttgATTATGTCCTG ATCAAGGACAGCATTTCCGGACGTGAGCTGGCCAAATATTGCACCACCGGAGCGCCAGCACCGCTGCTTTTGCCCACCCATCTGGCTGAGATCCATTTCCATTCGGATGCCGAGGGCAGCGATACTGGCTTCCAGCTGCACTATTCCGTGGAGGAGCGTGTGCCCGGCTGCGGTGGTGTCTACACCGCCCAGGAGGGCATCATTTCTGAATCATCCACAGCCAATGACGAACCAGGAGGTGTCTCCTGCGAATACGAAATCCATTTGGCCGTGGGCGAGCAGGTTGTCATTCAGTTTGTGAGTCTGGAGCTGGATGCACTTGACTGCCTGGAGGTGCTGGATATCACAGACGAGGGTAGTAGCATTCTGCAGGAGAAGATCTGCGGATCGGACGCGGCGCGTTTAAATCCTCCTACCTTCACTTCGCAATTCAATCGGCTGAAGATTAAGTTTTATGCCCGGGCCGGCAGCTTCCAGTTGAACTACCGGATGGCCTGCGATTATAAACTGGACAGTGGGCAGGGAACTATTACCTCACCCGGTTATCCCAATCTAACAAGTTCGGATCGTGTCTGCACCTATACGATTAGTACGGCCACTAACACGGTGATCAGTCTGAAGAGGATCGACTTTCAGTTGACCAGTGACCAGATCTTTTATGACGACAACGATGAATGTCTGACCACCAGCTTGAGA ATCAACGATGGACTAAACCGCCAGATCCTGGGACCCTATTGCGGCAAGAATCAGCCGGATGAGAACTTTGTCAGCGAAACCAACTACCTGCAACTTCACCTGGCCACGAATAAAGACAGCATAGGGCGTGGCTTCAAGTTCGAGTATCGAGCCCTGGCCACCGGAAACGATAAGTGCGGTGGTGTCCACACCCGTTCCGGCGATCACGTTCACCTGCCGGTGGACGGCGACTCCTATGCCGGCGATGCCACCTGTTACTGGGTGATAATGGCGCCGGCGAACAAGGCCATCCGCCTCCACTGGAACAGCTTCAGTTTGGAGAGTTCAGTGAACTGCGGCTATGACTATTTGGAGATCTATGAAAGCCTGGGTGCCCAGGTCAACGACGAGAAGAGCAAGCCGATGGCCAAATACTGTGGTATAAGTGTGCCGGAGGATCTGATCAGCCACTCGCGTCAGCTGGTCCTCAAGTTCGTGTCGGACGACAGCGAATCGGAAGGAGGCTTTGATTTAACCTACATCTTCGAGGATCGAGCCCAGTGCGGTGGTCACATCCATGCGTCCAGTGGTGAGCTAACCTCACCGGAATATCCGGCCAACTACTCGGCCGGCTTGGACTGCGATTGGCATCTGACCGGTACGATTGGTCACCTGCTGGAGATTCAGCTGGAGTACTTTGACCTGGAGCAGTCGCCGAATTGCTCAGCCGATTATCTGGAAGTGAGGAATGGAGGCGACACTGATTCCCCACTGATCGGACGCTTCTGCGGACGGGATATACCCGCTCGGATACCAGGTTTTAGCCACGAGATGAGGGTGATCCTTCATACGGATTCGGCGATCAATGGTCGTGGTTTCCGGCTGCGCTGGCGAATCTTTGCCTTCGGATGCGGCGGAAGCCTGCGTTCGAATATGGGCGCCATTTCGTCGCCCAGATACCCGAACTCCTATCCCAACATGGCGCACTGTGAGTGGCGAATTAACTTGCATCCCGGGTCGGGTATTTCACTCCTCATCGAGGACATGGAACTGGAGGGGTTGAGCAATTGCTACTACGACAGCGTGAAGATCTACTTGGACATTAGGCTGCCCAATCAGAAGCCCGACAAAGTACTCTGCTCGAACAAAGATCTGCAAAATCCGCGCATTCAGCTGGATAATAATAAGGGCATCATTGTCTTTGATTCTGATACGTCCAACACATTCCGCGGCTTTCGAATATCCTACAAGGCGAATTGCATTCGAAACCTGACGGCCACGACGGGAACCATTGAGAGTCTGAACTACATGGAACCATTCTGGGAGACCATACCCATCAATTGTAGCTGGACCATTCGAGCGCCCAAGGGCAATCGCGTTCAACTGGAAGTCTCGCATTTGGCGCGGCACGAGCAGCACGTCCCGACTGCCACCATTCCCGGCGGATTGTACATTGTGGACGGCAGGAATGTCCAGGAAATAGTCACCCCACAAGCGGTGAACATCAGCGGCGAAGTGCTGACCGTCGTCCACAATGCCAGCAATGTGAACTTCCAGCTGGACTATCGCATCGATGGCTGCATGGAGGAGCTGCGCGGCGCGTCCGGATCCTTTCAATCGCCCAAGTATCCGAAAATGTATCCCAACAACCTGGAGTGCTACTGGCTGATCACCGTCGAGCAGGGTAGCGCCGTCGAGCTTACGATCAACAACATAGATCTCGAGGAGAGTCCCAATTGCACCAAGGATGCGCTGACG GTTTCCAACCATAAGAATTCGGTGGCAGTCCACGAACGACATTGCGGTTCCACGACCAAATTGGTGATCACCAGTTCTGGTCACAGGCTGCACGTGCGTTTCATCTCGGACAATTCTCACAATGGACTCGGTTTTGAGGCCACCTATAGAACTGTGAAAGCAA CTTGTGGTGGCAAACTGACGGCGAGAAACGGGGTGATCGAATCGCCAAATTATCCGCTCAATTATCCAGCTCACAGTCGCTGCGAGTGGCAGGTGGAGGTCTCCCAGCACCACCAGATCGTTTTCGAGATGGAGGATCTTAATCTTGAGTCGGGCTACGACTGCAACTGGGATTATCTGGAGGCCTACGATCTGGCGGAGGACGATTCGGAGGGTGAAAAGCTGTTCAAGATCTGCGGCGACGAGGCGGAAGATGAAGAACTGCTTTCTTCCTCATCCAATATGGCTGTGGTGCGATTCATCAGCGATGATTCCGTCTCGAAAAAGGGCTTCCGGCTGCACTTCCACGAGTCCTGTGGCCAAACG ATAATCGTCGATGAAACAATGTTTGATTACATCCAAATGTCCAGGCAGGCGGCGCGAAACGAGAGCTGCTTATGGGTGTTCCAAACCATAGAGCCCAACAAGCGCATCATCTTCACCCCCACCCATGTGAAGCTGCGCGAGGATGCCAACCAGCAATATCCCACGGAGGGCGATTGCCTCAATGTGGGCGTTAAGATCTACGAGGGTACGGAGCCGCAGGGAACACCGCGTCTCAAGTTCTGTCGCTCGCATCCGCCGGCCTTGATCTCCAACGGCCAGGCTCTGACCGTCAGTGTGCCGCTCCAGCTGGTGGAGGAGTTCCAAGGACACTACATGACCATGGACACGTCCTGTGGCAGTGTTTACAATGCTCTGTCCGGCAAATTCACTACGCCCTATTACCCCGCCTCGTATCCGCCAAACATTGAGTGCGTGTGGTTCCTGGAAGCCAGCATGGGTAACTCCCTCAGTCTCACGCTGGagtcgatggacttggagaaGTCGGAGGGCTGCAATCGGGATTATCTGGAGGTGCGCGAGGAATCGGAGAGGGGAGAAATGATCGGCGTTTACTGTGGCAATGAAGTGCCCGGCGTGATTCACTCGCGCGGTGCCATCTGGATGAAGTTCAAGAGTGACGACGACAATGTGGGCGAGGGATTTATGGCCTCCTATAACTACG AGCACCATAACGAACTGAATGGCACTGAAGGCAGCATTGAATCGCCGCACTTTCCAAGCAAGTTCCAGGATCCGGTGCCGTACAGCTGGCGCATTACGGTGGACAAGGAGTACGTGGTGGCGATATCCCTGCTCTATCTGAGGGATCTGGACCAACCGCATTTAAATTTCTACGACGGCTATTCGGACATTGGAGCTCGTATCGAGGTGACAGATCCCGACAAAACCATCATCTCCAGCACGAATGTGGTTTACTTAACGAGCAGTCGAGGTCCTTTCAAGTTAAATTGGAATCGATTATCCAAGGAGGCGCTACGTTCGAATCGTACGGCGGAGGAGCGGACACGCCAGTGTGGCAACCAGTTGATTACAATCGATCGATCGGTGATCGGATTTCATTCGCCTGGCTATCCCAATGGCTACGAGCAGGATCTCAATTGCTTCTGGACTTTGGTGCCCTCGAATCCGGCCATGCATGCCGTCCTCACACTGTCCCAAATCGATCTGGAGGTATTTAGCGCAGATTGCATGGCGGACTATGTTAAGATTTTTAGTGGAAGCGATCTTCAGAATTGGTCGGAGCTAAGAACACTGTGCTCCCTGCCCACGAAGTCTAGTGACCGAGTCTTCCACGGAACGCCCTATCTTAGGGTGGAATTCGTGACGGATCCAAGTGTGAATAAGACGGGATTCAATGGCATTGTGCGCACGGCCTGCGGTTCGGAAATTACTGCCTCCAAGGGTCTGGTTAACATTACGGAGATCATGAAGGTCATTCCGCGGCCAAACCAGGATTGTGTGTGGACCATAAAAGTGCGCCAGGGTCGTAGAATCAAGATCGATTTCCCCAACTTCCAGTTGCAGAACAACGTGGCCACCGGGTCGAGTGATTGCCGAAATTATCTTCTACTCCGCAATGGAAACGATGAAGATTCGCCCTTCTTGGGCCATGGCAAGTACTGTGAGGATGTCGTGCACGAAGTCCTGAACACCACCTCGAATAAGGCCTATATAAAGTTCCACTTTGCGAGTCCACCGCGCTTCCTGGTGTCCTTCCGCTTCGAGGAACTGCGTTACACCCACTCCGGCCGTATCCAATTGTCCACCTCCGGAGAGGAGCAGTTCATTAGCTCACCGTATTACCCACATCTTCCGCATCCCCATTCCGAGTGCATTTGGATCGTTGAAGCACCACCAGAACACCGCATAATGCTCCACTTTCAAGGCGGATTCGATCTGTTGGACGCAACCGGGGAGCCGGAGGAGTGCCAACGGGAATTTGTTTTGGTCAACGATGGCAGTACGGAGCTAAGACCGGAGATTGGTCGCTATTGTGGCAATCGTAAGCCGAATACGATCTACTCCACCGGTAACCAGCTGAGGATTCGCTACTTCACTGATGTCTCGGAGCCACATATGGGCTTCTCTGCCAGTTTGAGTGTGGCCCGATGCGGTGGCTCCTTCCATAGTCCGGAGGGCATGATAGCCTCGCCGTCGAGGGACCTTCTTATGATTCACGAGGAAGGCAAGCAGCTGCAGGAGTGTGTGTACACCATCGAACTGGAGAAGGGCAGCACCATCGATCTGACTAGCGAATATCTGCAGATACCCACGCTGCGAAACGGTAGCTGCTCGCTGCGAAATCACTTGATGCTCGAGGAGATGGATGCCTTTGGATTGGACGGTGAGGAGAATATCGTGGACACCCTAATGCTCTGCGGTGAGGAAGACAAACACCTGATAAGTGAGACGAACAAGATCGTGTTCCGATATCGCTTCCTGGATGGCATTCCTGCGGAGGATCAGGGCTTCCGTTTTAAGTACACCTCTCTGGGCTCGCGATGCGGCGAGACCATCTACGCGTCCGTGGGAGTTCTTCAAACACCCGGTTATCCCTTAGGAGTACCCCATCCCATGCACTGCGTGTGGCACGTGGAAGTGCCCAAGGGCAGGAGGGTGCGTCTGGAGATTCTCGACTTTAACACCGGCACGAATGTGGAGCTCAGAGGAAGGATTGGCTTCCGGGGTCGCCTGACCGTGGCCAACGATTTCAAAATGCAGTCCATCCTGGGTCGCTACAACGTCGATCCTCCTGCGGAGGTGCTTTCCTCAGACAATACAATGGGCATCGATGCCTTTCTACTCCCCATTTTTCAGAATCATGGAATCAAGCTGCGGTTTAGTTCCTATGGCTCCAGTAGCTGCCCGCGATTCACGTTGCTAATGAATGAGGTCGCGGATATTCAGTTCCAGCGGCTCAATATTAGCAGTCCGCTTCACTGCAGCTATAAAGTCGTCCCACCATCCAATAGTACCGTCCTGATTCGG GTGAAGGAGTACAACACCACCTCCGTGATGATGGGGAATACACATCTGTGCGCATTGCTCTCTCCGCTTAAGTTTAACCGcttggagcaggaggagcagctcaTACAGCGCATTCTCTGCGATTACCAGTTCCCCGCTCCTGGCAATCCCCAGCCCTCCATCCGGGTGCCTTTCCCCATTCAACTGGTCGTCTCGGCATCAGCCCGCAACGCACTGACCAACCTCGTCCTGAGCTATAGCACACAGTGGTGCGGCGGAGTCTTTATCATGGAGCCGGGTGATAATACAACAGTGCACCAGCCATTGGGAATGGAGTCGGCAGCAGGACCCATTGACTGTGCCTGGGCCATTGGACCCTATACGGATGCCAGTGGCGAGGACGACGTCCTGGTGCCCCAGGACATCCAGCTGGAGGTGTCGGTATATAACGTCAACCTGCCAGCACCGAGCCCGTCCACACAATCTCCGGCAGCCCCATGTCTGCATCACTATCTTAAG GTGTACAATGGACCCGATCAGAACTCACCATCGTTGGGACTGTTTTGCAATCAGGCCACTGCCGTAAACATGGTGGTGGAGCGAGGTCTTTTCCTGGAATACCACTCCGATAATTTCTCAGCCAATGCCACCTTCAATGTGTCCATCAAGTATGGATCTGGATGCGGTGGCAAGTTGGTTTATCCCTATAGGGCCATCGACTTTTCGGAGCAGTACAAAAACAATGTGGAGTGCATCTGGGAGGTCGAGGCGGCAATGGGCTACCACATCGGTCTAACATTCCAAGGACGCTTTTACATCGAGGACAGCCCCGGTTGCACCAAGGATTACCTGCTCGTCCAGGAGCGCAACGAGACCACTGGCAATTGGACCGACCTTCAGAGGATTTGCGGCCGTGTTGCGCCGGAGATGATAAACACTACTTCACCGTATCTCCGGCTCATCTTCCGCTCCGATGGCGATGTGGTGGCCGATGGTTTCTTGGCCAAGTTCGAGAGGAATTGCGGTGGCCTGCTGTACGCCGACAGCAATGAACAAGAGCTGGCCAGTCCGGGCTATCCGAACGGCTATGAGACGTATTTGCAATGCAACTGGACGATAGTGCCCAGGAATCCTTCGATGGCAGGAGTCCTGGTCAGCTTTGTCAATTTCGATCTGGAACAGGCGCCCATATCGGTTTGCCTCTACGACAATCTCACAGTGACCACAAAGGACAAGGGCAAGGATCCGCAAAGTACCATTCTGTGCGGCGTAAAGCATAACCACGAGTATCGGGGCAAGGAATACGTTAATCTACTGCTCCGAACGGATGGCAGTCACTCCGGTCGCGGATTCACATTGCTCTATACCAGCCGCCTTTGCGGTGGAATTATCACGCGAACATCAATGGTGGAATCACCCATACAGCATACGGATAACACCCTGCCACCTGGCAGTGATTGCTATTGGAATCTAACCGCCCCGGCGGGTTACAAGTTCAACATTAAGTTCCTATTCATCGACTTTGAGGCGAATAGCAATTGTGCCTACGATGGCGTCGAGGTATTCTCCGGACCCATCCCGGACGAGCGATACAGGTGGGGACGCTTCTGCGGTCGCATTAACGAGGATCTGCCACTGATCAGTATTCCCCAAGAGCGGGGCATCATACACAGCTTCTCGGATGACCGGGATCCTTCGAGGGGATTCCGTGCCTTGGTGCGCGTAATGCCAAATTGCGATGAGAAGATCTCGCTGAACGGATCATCGCGTTATGTCTATAGCAAATTCAACAACGCTGGCGGTTATCAAAACGATTTGGACTGCCAAATAGTATTTCGGGTGAATCCTGATCAGCAGATAAGCGTGGAGTTTAGTAATTTCCATGTCCAAGACTCGGACGGATGCCGCAGTGATTATGTGGAGTTGCGCGATGGTGGCGGAACCTTTGCCGACATCATCGGGCGTTTTTGTGGCCAGAATCAACCGCCCACCTTGAGATCCACCAGACATACGCTCTACATGCGCTTTGTCACCGATAATAAGGTGACGGATACGGGTTTCCAGGTGACCATCAATGCTATTCCCCGACTATGCGGCAGTTCAGAGATTACGTTGAGTGCGGATGGCACCACGGAGGTCACCATTAATTCTCCGGCAAGGACGCCAGGTGGCAATTACCCCAATGGAGTGTCGTGCTTCTGGAAAATTAAGGGCGATTCCCTGCTGAGGGTGCAGTTCATCAACTTTGATCTCCACGGACCGAATCAAAATGGTAGCTGCATGGATGACTATTTGAAAATCTACAATAGTGAG GATGCACCGCTGTTGGAGCAGGGATTGGGTACCGATCTGGTATTCAATGGCCAGACCTCCAGACAGAACGGTCTCGGCTTTGCCACGGAGCATGTGTACTGCGGCAATGTGAAACCGGACATCTATTATGGCCAGTCCAGCGAGGTGTATCTGAAGTTCCGGTCAAAGGGATTGGAGCAGCGTGGCGGATTCCAGTTGCAGGTCGCCTTAAACTCCAACCGAGAGCGCCACTACGATGGACTGCAGGGCAGAGTGCATTTATCACAGTCGGCCGATTGCAACATCATTATCCGGGCACCACCTAATTACACCTTAAGTTTGTACTACACCGAGTTGATATTCGGCACCTACGACTGCGAAATGGAGAATTTGGAGGTGTTCGACAGGACGAATCGATCGCTGCAGCGCGTCTGCTCCTTTGTGGACATGGGCAAGTGTCTGTTCAGCAATGCAAATGAACTGCGGCTGCAGATGAAGACTGGCTCGTTCTTGACCTCGCTGGATCTCACATATCTGGCCAGTCCGGTGGAGAAGGGTCCTGGTTGCGGTGGTCAGTTCTACAACACTGAGGGCATCTTCTCCAATCCCTTCTATCCGAACAATGTGCGCAATAACTCCGAGTGTCAGTGGATCGTCCGCGTGCCCAGCAACAATGTTGTATTCCTTACATTTGAAG TCTTCAATCTGGGCTCCAAGACCACCTGTCACACGGACTACCTGCAAATCCTGGAGCAGGACGGAACCGGCGAAGAGCGCGAAATGAGACGCTTCTGTGGCGAGGACAATCCAAAGTACTACAAGAGCCAGCGCAGCCAGGTGCTCGTCCGCTTCCACAAGACCTTCAACTACGACGGTATCGGTTGGGTAATCCGCTTTGCCGGTGTCTACTCCGACCATCAGATACCCAGATACCTGTTGAGCGGTTCCTAA